The Marinobacter szutsaonensis sequence TCAGCATAACCATGGGAAAGCGCCCGGAAAAAAGTTGTCTCATCATACACTCTCGGGTTGTGAATCTTGTTTCGCTTCGTCGAAAATACCGGCGCTATCCGCTTGTCATTATAGTTTTATCTTCCGGAGGAGTCCGATGTCAGTACCAGGTAATCTTGTCAGCACCCTGGAAACACCCCTGCGCTGGGGTGACATGGATGCATACGGCCATGCCAACAATACAGTTTATTTCCGCTTCTTCGAGGAGGCCCGGATTACCTGGTTTTCGTCCCTGAATGTCGGAGGCCCGGAAGAGCCCACCGGACCCGTCATTATAAAGACCAGTGCCACCTTTCTGAAAGAACTGACCCATCCTGCTTCGGTGATAGTGGAAACCTACGCCGACAGGGCCGGAAACACCAGTCTGGACACTTACTATTTGTTAAAAGATGCAAAAACCGGAGAGGTCTATTCGGAGGGCTACGCAAAAGTAGTCTGGTTTGACCGGACCGCCCGAACCTCAACGGCGCTGCCAGATACCCTGAGGCAACTGGCAGCCCGTTAAGGCTTCAGATCAACGGCGGCGAACCACTACGCTGCCGATGGAATAGCCGGCACCGAAGGAGCAGATTACCCCCAGGTCGCCGGATTCCAGATCGTCCTTGTGCTTGTGGAAGGCGATGATCGAGCCGGCGGAACTGGTGTTGGCGTATTCATCCAGGATCACCGGCGCTTCCTCTTCGGTTGCGTCCCGGCCCAGAACCTTCCGGGCAATCAGCTGATTCATGTTCAGGTTGGCCTGGTGCAGCCACATCCGACGCAAATTCTCCGGTGACAGGTCCAACGCCTCCAGATGGTTCTGGATCGTCTGGGCCACCATCGGAGAGACTTCCTTGAACACCTTGCGGCCTTCCTGGACAAAGAGCTTGTCCGGCTTGCCGATGCCCGATTCATCCGCGCGGTTCAGGAAACCGAAGTTGTTGCGGATGTTGTTGGAAAACTTGGTCTTGAGACTGGTACCGAGGATCTCGAAACCCTGCCCTTCTTTGGTGTTTTCTTCTCGCTCCACCAGGATGGCGGTGCAGGCGTCACCGAAGATGAAATGGCTGTCCCGGTCCCGGAAATTCAGGTGGCCGGAGCAGATTTCCGGGCTGACCACCAGCACGGAACGGGCGGCGCCATTTTCCACGGAATTGACCGCCGCCTGCAGACCAAAGGTGGCTGAGCTGCAG is a genomic window containing:
- a CDS encoding thioesterase family protein; the protein is MSVPGNLVSTLETPLRWGDMDAYGHANNTVYFRFFEEARITWFSSLNVGGPEEPTGPVIIKTSATFLKELTHPASVIVETYADRAGNTSLDTYYLLKDAKTGEVYSEGYAKVVWFDRTARTSTALPDTLRQLAAR
- a CDS encoding beta-ketoacyl-ACP synthase III; the encoded protein is MIKAVISGTGLYTPPATIDNDELVEAFNQFVDLYNDEHAGEIERGDISALQHSSSAFIEKASGIKRRHVIDKEGILDPRRMTPYIPERSNDEHSVQCDMAVAACNEALEQAGKTPADVDAVIVACSNLQRAYPAISIEVQEALGIEGFAYDMNVACSSATFGLQAAVNSVENGAARSVLVVSPEICSGHLNFRDRDSHFIFGDACTAILVEREENTKEGQGFEILGTSLKTKFSNNIRNNFGFLNRADESGIGKPDKLFVQEGRKVFKEVSPMVAQTIQNHLEALDLSPENLRRMWLHQANLNMNQLIARKVLGRDATEEEAPVILDEYANTSSAGSIIAFHKHKDDLESGDLGVICSFGAGYSIGSVVVRRR